The following proteins are co-located in the Silene latifolia isolate original U9 population chromosome 1, ASM4854445v1, whole genome shotgun sequence genome:
- the LOC141599364 gene encoding large ribosomal subunit protein uL4 — translation MSSTTAAVRPLVSVQPLDSDMSTDATLTAPLPEVMKAPIRPDVVNYVHSNISKNSRQPYAVSRKAGHQTSAESWGTGRAVSRIPRVPGGGTHRAGQGAFGNMCRGGRMFAPTEIWRRWHRKIPVNQKRYAVVSAVAASAIPSLVTARGHKIETVPELPLVVSDSIESIEKTSAAMKVLEKIGALADVEKAKNSVGIRPGKGKMRNRRYISRKGPLIVYATEGAKLVKAFRNIPGVDICHVDRLSLLKLAPGGHLGRFVIWTKGAFEKLDSIFGGFDKVSEKKNKYLLPRAKMLNGDLARIINSDEIQSVVRPTKKGVTRAVLKKNPLKNLNVMLKLNPYAKAAKRMALLAENQRVADKASKIGKKRSTLSKEEQAKIKASGRSFYKTMISDSDYTEFENFTKWLGVSQ, via the exons atgtcaTCCACTACCGCCGCCGTCCGCCCCTTGGTCTCAGTCCAACCACTGGACTCCGACATGTCAACCGACGCAACCCTAACCGCACCTCTCCCTGAAGTCATGAAAGCCCCCATCCGTCCCGACGTCGTCAATTATGTCCACTCCAACATCTCCAAAAACTCCCGTCAACCCTACGCCGTCTCTCGCAAAGCCGGTCACCAAACCTCCGCTGAATCCTGGGGTACCGGCCGTGCCGTTTCCCGTATCCCTCGTGTTCCCGGTGGTGGTACCCACCGTGCCGGTCAGGGTGCGTTCGGTAACATGTGTCGTGGTGGTCGCATGTTCGCTCCAACCGAGATCTGGCGCAGGTGGCACCGTAAGATCCCTGTTAACCAGAAGCGATACGCTGTCGTTTCGGCTGTCGCTGCTTCGGCGATCCCGTCTCTTGTCACCGCTCGCGGTCACAAGATCGAGACCGTTCCTGAACTCCCCCTTGTCGTCTCCGACTCGATTGAATCTATTGAAAAGACCTCTGCTGCAATGAAGGTGCTTGAAAAGATCGGCGCTCTTGCCGACGTCGAGAAGGCGAAGAACAGCGTCGGAATCCGACCCGGAAAGGGGAAAATGCGTAACCGTCGCTACATTTCCCGTAAGGGACCACTCATCGTGTACGCAACCGAAGGTGCGAAGCTAGTCAAGGCGTTCCGTAACATTCCCGGTGTCGACATCTGCCACGTGGACAGACTGAGCCTATTGAAACTGGCACCTGGAGGTCACCTTGGAAGGTTTGTGATATGGACAAAGGGTGCGTTCGAGAAGCTGGATTCGATCTTTGGTGGGTTCGATAAGGTGAGTGAGAAGAAGAACAAGTATCTGTTGCCGAGGGCGAAGATGTTGAATGGAGATTTGGCTAGGATTATTAATTCAGATGAGATTCAATCTGTTGTGAGGCCGACGAAGAAGGGTGTTACAAGGGCTGTGCTTAAGAAGAATCCATTGAAGAATTTGAATGTGATGTTGAAGTTGAACCCATATGCTAAGGCTGCTAAGAGGATGGCTTTGCTTGCTGAGAACCAGAGGGTTGCTGATAAGGCTAGTAAGATTGGCAAGAAGAGGTCTACTCTCTCTAAG GAGGAGCAAGCTAAGATCAAGGCCTCTGGAAGGTCGTTCTACAAGACCATGATCTCTGACTCAGACTACACCGAGTTTGAGAACTTCACCAAGTGGCTTGGAGTCTCACAGTGA